AGCGAGTTCGGTAGCATACGGAATGTCGGGTACGCTGCCCAGCCCTCTCCCCCATTCCTCATTCTATTTCAGGCATGCAGAACTCCTGCTCGAACGGCCAGGGAGCAGGTTGCGAATTATGGGGTTTCCTAGCTGTATGGTGGGGGTGATGCCCGTCCTTTTTTTCCGGAGGCTTTTGTTATTCGGCGGCGCTGCGCGTATATTTAACTCGACCACGGCGCCAACACGATGTCCCAAGAATCCAGACTGTCCAGCTTCATCGCTGAGCTGCAGCCCCGCCGGGACCGGGCGCTGACGGCCCGAGGGCGGCAATAGGAGGCGCTGGAGGCCTACAAGGAGCACTTGGACCAACTGCAGGACGCCGACGATGACGTCCCCTACCTCATCGCCGCGCGGAGTAAGCTGTTGGGCGCAGGTGACCCACTTGCCTCCAAACCACAGTATTTGTCGATAGGAACAAAATCGCGATGAGATATTTTGTCACCGGTGCCACTGGCTTTATCGGTGGGCGAGTAGCCCATCAACTGCTTGAAGCCGGACATGAAGTCGTGGCCTTGGTTCGCAACCCACGCAAAGCACAGCATCTGGTAGAAATGGGCATAGCAATCGCTCCGGGCGATATAACCGACCAAGAGAGCCTGCGGCTACCCATGCAGCATGTGGATGGCGTGTTTCACATCGCGGCTTGGTTTAAAGTCGGAGTTAGAGATAGACGATCGGCGGAGGGAATCAATGCGGGGGGAACGCGGAATGTCCTCGAGCTCATGAGAGAATTTGGAATCAAGAAAGGGGTCTACACCAGCACCTTGGGGGTTTTCTCCGATACGAAAGGGGAGCTCATGGATGAGACCTACCGCTACGAAGGGCCACACTTGAGCGAATATGACCGGACAAAATGGTTGGCCCATTACGAGGTGGCTGAGCCAATGATGAAAGCGGGCCTGCCCCTTGTCATTGTCCAGCCCGGTCTGGTCTATGGACTGGGAGACAGCGGTCCTCTGGGGCAATTACTTAAACAATACCTGCTGGGCAAACTGCCCATGTTGCCACGGAAAACCACCTTTTGCTGGGCACACGTCGACGATGTGGTACGCGGCCACATTCTAGCTATGGAAAAAGGCCGGCCAGGGGAAAGCTATATTATCGCGGGTCCGCCATACACTCTCGAAGAGGCCTTCGCAATTGCAGAAAGGATAACGGGGATAAGGCCACCACTCCTTCGTGTTCGTCCAGCTATGTTGAAATTTATGTCCAAGATAATGAGGGTTTTGGGTGCGGTTGTACCCGTGCCTGAAATGTATTCAGCCGAAACCTTGCGGGTGGCCGCAGGGGTCACCTATCTGGCAAGCAATGCGAAGGCGAAACGCGAGCTGGGCTATGCCGTGCGGCCGCTTGAGGAAGGTCTGCGGGAAACACTCACACATATGATGGCGGAGCTGGGGATGTCCCCTCCTGAGTGATGCCAGAAGTGGCCCTGATGGTCGCACTGACTTCATTATCCCTGCGGCAAGGTGAGGGTTTTTGGAAATCGCTCGGAAAATATCCAAGCTTACCGGCGCATCCAGCTAACCGTGCTGGTACGGCACAGCTTCGTATAAGGCGTTCGGCCAGCGACTCAACATCAAGGGGTTCGACGGGGGTATCGACGCACAGTATTATATAACGCGGCACTGGTATGTCGAGACCGATGAAGACCTGGTTCCAGGTTCGCAGGAAGCGGATGAAAAAATCCTATAATTTCTACGCCACTGGCTCGATGGGACTGCCAGTTGTTCCACACGTCCCACCCGAAATCCGGATAGTTGCATCATCGGGCGTTACGATAGAACGGGAGAAGAGCCCGTGTATATGTCCCCGGATAAGATCGTGGGCTGGAGCATAACGGATGTACGGGTACCAAACACCACCTCAGTTACTCCGAGATCTGGCAGTATGCCTTAATCTGCGCATAGCAGACGATGGCGTCCAGGTCACCCGGTCCATCAAGATGCCCCTGTCCCGCAGAATGCGGGGGTCCTGATTAAGTAGCCTCCCGGCAGACGACGGTCTTGCCCCAGGATGCAACCTGAGCGCGTTTCCCGCCTGAAGGCTGGTCCTAAGTGCCACCCCTTGACCTCCCTCCACTTTCTCTCTAGCATTATCCGCCCGGGGCCCTATCCCTCGCTCTCCTGCTCCGGCCTGGTGTGAGAGTTGGCACTACGAAGGAGGGGGCCTGGGCATTGATCTCGCTCCGGGCTCCCATGACCCAGGCGGTCCGCAAAGGCCAATTTTGGGTGACCCCTTGACAATCACTCAATGATCGTTTATCATACGCTACCTCCCTGACTGAGCGCGGCCACCAATACATAATTGTTCTGCGCCTTCGTTGTACCGGGGGAATGCACTTTTCGAAACTGATTGGGAGCCTATGTCCACATCCGTCGCAACACGATTCCCGCTCTACGATGCCCGACGGGAGCACGATGCCTGTGGTACCGGCTTCATCGCTGAGATTTCCGGAACGCCGAGCCGACGGGTAGTGACCCTCGCCCTGCAGGCGGCGACCCGTCTGGCCCATCGCGGCGCCCGGGGTGCTGACGATGAAACCGGGGACGGCGGCGGCATCATGACCGATATCCCCCGGGCCCTGTTTGCGCGGTTCGCGGAGGAGTCTTGCTCCTATCACGTCGGCGAAAATGACACACTCGCGGTCGGTATGATATTTACCACCAGGAAAAGCCGGCAGGCCCTGCTGGGTGCCTTCCGGAAGCACGCAGACAAGGCCCGGTTCAAATTCCTGGGCGCCAGGGATGTTCCAATTAATCGCAAGGCCTTGGGTAAGCAGGCGCAGGCGACCTGCCCACTGATTATTCAGGTTTTCCTGATAGTCCCACCCGGCACCGAACGTCCCGTTGAGAGCGAACTGTTCCTGTTAAGGAAGGCTGTCGAGAGCGAATTCAGCCGGATAAAGGATACCTTTATCTGTTCACTTTCTTCGCGCATCATCGTATACAAGGGGCTGATAAAAGCGGAAAACCTGGACCGTTTCTACCCCGACTTGATTGAGCCCGATTATCTGGCCAAGGTGGCCCTGTTTCATGAGCGTTTCTCGACCAATACGCTCCCCAACTGGCATATGGCCCAGCCCTTCCGCATGCTAGCCCATAACGGAGAGATCAATACCATCAAGAGTAACCGCTTGTGGATGCAGGCCCGGGAGCGGGAAATGCAGTCGCAATTTTGGGGGTCTGATCTGGAGACCCTCAAGCCCATCGTAACCGATGAGGGCAGCGATTCCTTCAGCCTGGACAATGTGCTGGAATTTCTCATGCGGAGTGGCCGCGGAATGTTCCGCAGCCTGATGATGATGCTGCCGGAGCCGTACCGCAAGCATCCCAACATGGATCCTGCCCTGCGTGATTTTTATGTCTACCATGAAAACCTCATGGAAGCCTGGGATGGCCCGGCGGCGTTAGTGGTCACGGATGGCAACTTCGTAGGCGCCAAGATGGACCGGAACGGGCTGCGACCCTTGCGCTATACGGTTACCAAGGATGGATTGGTTGTGATGGCATCGGAGGCCGGGGTTGTGGATGTGACCCCCGAAAACCTGGTGTTTCATCACCACATGATGGCCGGCGAACTGTTTTCCCTTGCCCTGGATGGCCGGGGATTCATGGAGAATGCCGCCATTAAGACCGAAGTG
This genomic stretch from Candidatus Neomarinimicrobiota bacterium harbors:
- a CDS encoding NAD-dependent epimerase/dehydratase family protein, with the translated sequence MRYFVTGATGFIGGRVAHQLLEAGHEVVALVRNPRKAQHLVEMGIAIAPGDITDQESLRLPMQHVDGVFHIAAWFKVGVRDRRSAEGINAGGTRNVLELMREFGIKKGVYTSTLGVFSDTKGELMDETYRYEGPHLSEYDRTKWLAHYEVAEPMMKAGLPLVIVQPGLVYGLGDSGPLGQLLKQYLLGKLPMLPRKTTFCWAHVDDVVRGHILAMEKGRPGESYIIAGPPYTLEEAFAIAERITGIRPPLLRVRPAMLKFMSKIMRVLGAVVPVPEMYSAETLRVAAGVTYLASNAKAKRELGYAVRPLEEGLRETLTHMMAELGMSPPE